From a region of the Bradyrhizobium diazoefficiens genome:
- a CDS encoding thiamine pyrophosphate-binding protein, translated as MKGAQYIAEFLALVGSDRVFLLTGGACAFMIDAVAQHPKLSYTCFQHEQGAAMAADALWRVSHKVGVTLATSGPGATNLITGIATSHFDSIPCLHITGQVNQRESSAFHGANVRQAGFQETRIVEMVRPITKYAVMVKNAAELREELAKAYSIAISGRMGPVLIDVPMDIQQAEVGDDILLPSKLPQATDAPAQVLAYLKRTLGEAKRPVVLCGAGVGLAGVERDVADWLQRSGLPFVSSWAGLSYFDHDHPGFVGQIGVYGNRGSNFVLQNADAVIVLGSRLDNRQRSGNTKQFATGATVHVVDIDKEELAKYRNDGYRVSHLDFAALPGVLRQLDVGPQDPAWTKYVAEMKQRYYHKEVSTSAARLNSLSPYDVIRRVNEIIAEDAIVIGDTGAAVCWLYQAFKVKRHTLFNPGGNSPMGYALPAAIGAKIDRPDRQVISYNGDGGFHLNIQELHTVKHNNLDIAIIVMNNGSYGIIKQFQDSYMQSRYSASRDGLSFPDFGALAAAYGLRYARIERLEQIEPGLFEGGPIVIDVMLSEHTLIEPKLEMGRPINDQFPYLSECEYAEGNRFVDYPRPASLRTV; from the coding sequence ATGAAGGGAGCACAGTACATTGCGGAATTTCTCGCGCTGGTCGGAAGCGATCGGGTCTTTCTGCTGACGGGCGGCGCCTGCGCCTTCATGATCGACGCAGTCGCGCAGCATCCGAAGCTCAGCTACACCTGTTTCCAGCACGAGCAGGGCGCCGCTATGGCCGCGGACGCGTTGTGGCGCGTCAGTCACAAGGTCGGCGTAACGCTCGCAACCTCCGGCCCGGGCGCGACCAACCTCATCACCGGCATAGCCACATCCCATTTCGATTCGATTCCGTGCCTGCACATCACCGGCCAGGTGAACCAGCGCGAGAGCAGCGCATTCCACGGCGCGAATGTGCGTCAGGCCGGATTCCAGGAGACCAGGATCGTGGAGATGGTGCGGCCGATCACCAAATACGCGGTGATGGTCAAGAACGCGGCCGAGCTGCGCGAAGAGCTGGCCAAGGCCTATTCGATCGCGATCTCCGGCCGCATGGGGCCGGTCCTGATCGACGTTCCCATGGACATCCAGCAGGCCGAGGTCGGCGACGATATCCTGCTTCCGTCAAAACTGCCTCAGGCGACGGACGCGCCGGCCCAGGTGCTGGCGTATCTAAAGCGGACGCTGGGGGAAGCGAAACGCCCGGTGGTGCTCTGTGGCGCGGGCGTTGGACTTGCTGGTGTCGAACGTGATGTTGCGGACTGGCTGCAGCGCAGCGGCCTGCCGTTCGTCTCGAGCTGGGCCGGGCTCAGCTATTTCGATCATGATCATCCGGGCTTCGTCGGACAGATCGGCGTCTACGGCAATCGCGGTTCGAACTTCGTCTTACAGAACGCCGATGCCGTGATTGTGCTCGGCAGCCGGCTCGATAACCGCCAGCGCTCCGGCAACACCAAGCAATTTGCGACCGGCGCGACCGTCCACGTCGTCGACATCGACAAGGAGGAGCTCGCGAAATACCGCAATGATGGCTATCGCGTCAGCCATCTGGACTTCGCCGCGCTGCCGGGGGTGTTGCGCCAGCTCGATGTCGGCCCGCAGGACCCGGCGTGGACCAAGTACGTCGCCGAAATGAAGCAGCGCTACTACCACAAAGAGGTCAGCACCTCCGCCGCGCGGCTGAACTCATTGTCGCCCTACGATGTGATCCGTCGGGTCAACGAGATCATCGCGGAGGATGCAATTGTCATCGGCGACACCGGTGCTGCAGTCTGCTGGCTCTACCAGGCGTTCAAGGTGAAGCGCCACACCCTGTTCAATCCGGGCGGTAACTCGCCGATGGGCTACGCGCTGCCGGCTGCGATCGGAGCCAAGATCGACCGGCCGGACCGGCAGGTGATTTCCTACAATGGTGACGGCGGCTTCCACCTGAACATCCAGGAACTTCATACCGTCAAGCACAACAATCTCGATATCGCGATCATCGTCATGAACAACGGGTCGTACGGGATCATCAAGCAGTTTCAGGACAGCTACATGCAGAGCCGCTACAGCGCCTCGCGAGATGGCCTGAGCTTTCCGGATTTCGGCGCGCTCGCGGCGGCCTACGGCCTGCGCTACGCGCGCATCGAGCGCCTCGAGCAGATCGAGCCGGGATTGTTCGAGGGCGGACCGATCGTGATCGACGTGATGCTGAGCGAGCATACGCTGATCGAACCCAAGCTCGAGATGGGGCGCCCCATCAACGATCAGTTCCCTTACCTCAGCGAGTGCGAATACGCGGAAGGCAACCGCTTCGTCGATTATCCGAGGCCAGCGTCGTTGCGAACTGTTTAG
- a CDS encoding glycosyltransferase family 2 protein: MKTISVITPCYNEELNVRDCYQAIRKIFDGELQGYRREHIFCDNASDDRTLEILREIAAQDPAVKIIVNARNFGPLRNTYNGVMASSGDAVLLFMPADLQDPPELLPDFVKLWEAGNEIVYGIRAVREEGRLMRRLRDVYYRVLTRFSELKVPPGVGDFQLVDRRIVEAMRHVRDAYPFMRMMTFECGGRAVGVSYTWRARKKGLSKNRAAALIDQGINGLVSFTSAPLRLGLYAGFTLSFLSIGYAVANFLIGLILYQRLAEPGILTLIVAMFFFGGVQLFFMGMIGEYILAIYGQVREKPVVFERERVNFDGPSSP, encoded by the coding sequence GTGAAAACAATCAGCGTCATCACGCCCTGCTATAATGAAGAGCTCAATGTCAGGGATTGCTATCAGGCGATCCGAAAGATCTTCGACGGCGAGCTCCAGGGCTATCGGCGCGAGCACATCTTCTGCGACAACGCCTCCGACGATCGCACCTTGGAGATCCTGCGCGAGATTGCTGCACAGGATCCTGCGGTGAAGATTATCGTCAACGCACGCAATTTCGGGCCGCTACGCAACACCTATAACGGGGTAATGGCAAGCAGTGGGGACGCCGTTCTGCTGTTCATGCCGGCCGACCTCCAGGACCCGCCGGAATTGCTGCCCGATTTCGTCAAGCTGTGGGAGGCAGGCAACGAGATCGTCTACGGCATCCGCGCCGTGCGCGAGGAAGGAAGGCTGATGCGCAGGCTGCGCGACGTCTACTACCGCGTGCTGACCAGATTCTCCGAACTCAAGGTGCCTCCGGGCGTCGGCGACTTTCAGCTCGTCGATAGGCGCATCGTCGAGGCGATGCGTCACGTCCGCGACGCCTATCCGTTCATGCGAATGATGACATTCGAGTGCGGCGGGCGCGCCGTTGGCGTGTCCTACACCTGGCGCGCGCGCAAGAAAGGACTGTCGAAAAATCGCGCGGCGGCCCTGATCGACCAGGGCATCAACGGGCTGGTCTCCTTCACCTCGGCTCCGCTGCGCCTCGGGCTGTATGCCGGCTTCACCCTCTCGTTCCTGAGCATCGGCTATGCCGTCGCCAATTTTCTGATCGGCCTGATCCTTTATCAGCGCCTTGCCGAACCCGGCATCCTGACCCTGATCGTCGCGATGTTCTTCTTCGGCGGCGTCCAGCTGTTCTTCATGGGAATGATCGGAGAATACATCCTGGCGATCTACGGTCAGGTCCGTGAGAAGCCCGTCGTGTTCGAGCGCGAGCGCGTCAATTTCGACGGGCCGTCCAGCCCTTGA
- a CDS encoding glycosyltransferase family 2 protein, with amino-acid sequence MPLVSIITPSWNVEGLIEETIRSVQSQTFADWELLIADDCSTDKTPAIIADVGERDPRVKLIRQARNGGPALARQASIDAAQGRYLAFLDSDDLWLPEKLERQLAFARQKQAALSYTAFRRVNETNTVTGRLIEAPASLTYGQLLKNTAIATLTAMVDREIAGPIAMKNEGYDDFCLWLSVLKRGHTAYGLNEDLARYRVRGSSVSSRPMRSAKWVWQIYRNVEHLSLTRSAWCFAHWGARAWLKRREF; translated from the coding sequence ATGCCGCTCGTCTCGATCATCACACCGTCCTGGAACGTCGAAGGCCTGATCGAGGAGACGATCCGCTCGGTACAGAGCCAGACATTCGCCGACTGGGAGCTCCTGATCGCCGACGACTGCTCGACGGACAAGACGCCGGCGATCATCGCGGACGTCGGCGAGCGCGATCCGCGCGTCAAGCTGATTCGGCAAGCCAGGAATGGCGGCCCGGCACTCGCGCGCCAGGCGTCGATTGACGCCGCGCAGGGCCGCTATCTCGCCTTCCTCGACAGCGACGATCTTTGGCTGCCCGAGAAGCTGGAGCGGCAGCTTGCCTTCGCTCGGCAGAAGCAGGCCGCTCTCAGCTACACTGCCTTCCGCCGCGTCAACGAGACCAACACCGTCACCGGACGGCTGATCGAAGCGCCTGCCTCGCTCACCTATGGGCAGCTTCTGAAGAACACCGCGATCGCGACGCTGACCGCGATGGTTGATCGCGAGATCGCAGGCCCCATCGCGATGAAGAACGAGGGCTATGACGATTTTTGCCTGTGGCTCTCGGTCCTCAAGCGCGGCCACACCGCGTACGGCCTCAACGAGGATCTTGCACGCTATCGCGTCAGGGGCTCCTCAGTGTCCAGCCGCCCGATGCGCTCCGCCAAATGGGTCTGGCAGATCTACCGCAATGTCGAGCACCTCTCCCTGACCAGATCGGCCTGGTGCTTTGCCCATTGGGGTGCGCGGGCCTGGTTGAAGCGGCGGGAATTTTAG
- a CDS encoding NAD(P)-dependent oxidoreductase encodes MRIFVTGATGFLGSYVAEDLIAQGHDVAVLLRPGTRPWRLAAIFDRLTVMEGTLDDVASFDSRLRSFAPNAVVHMAWRGVGSSERNSKDQVRNIADTMELADLAADVGAAIFVGAGSQAEYGPYDRAIVESDVPRPTTLYGIAKLASGLMAERRCAERKLRFVWLRIFSAYGPRDSQAWLIPSLIRTLRINGHMALTACEQRWGFLHARDVAAAFRLVLESPAAFGIYNLGSPEAPQLRETVRRLHELIGAGVLGLGEVPYRPDQVMVLAADMTRLEALGWRPAVDLDQGLRETLAWQAASEQAIT; translated from the coding sequence ATGCGCATATTCGTAACGGGCGCTACAGGCTTTCTGGGATCCTATGTTGCAGAAGACTTGATTGCGCAGGGACATGACGTCGCCGTGCTGCTGCGGCCGGGCACGAGACCGTGGCGACTCGCCGCCATCTTCGATCGCCTCACCGTCATGGAGGGTACGCTGGACGATGTAGCGTCGTTCGACAGCCGGCTTCGTTCTTTTGCGCCCAATGCCGTCGTGCACATGGCCTGGCGCGGGGTGGGCAGCAGCGAGCGAAACAGCAAGGATCAGGTGCGCAACATCGCCGACACTATGGAGCTGGCGGATCTTGCGGCAGATGTCGGCGCAGCGATCTTCGTCGGCGCGGGATCGCAGGCCGAATACGGGCCCTATGATCGCGCGATCGTCGAGAGCGACGTGCCGCGACCGACGACGCTCTACGGCATCGCCAAGCTCGCGAGCGGTCTGATGGCCGAGCGCCGCTGCGCCGAGCGCAAGCTGCGCTTTGTCTGGCTGCGCATCTTCTCGGCCTACGGTCCCAGGGATAGCCAAGCGTGGTTGATTCCAAGCCTGATACGCACCTTGCGCATCAATGGGCATATGGCGCTCACCGCTTGCGAACAGCGTTGGGGCTTCCTCCACGCTCGCGATGTGGCTGCCGCCTTTCGCCTGGTGCTCGAAAGCCCGGCGGCGTTCGGCATCTACAATCTTGGCAGCCCTGAGGCGCCGCAGCTTCGCGAGACGGTGAGGCGTCTACACGAGCTGATCGGCGCCGGCGTGCTCGGCCTTGGCGAAGTACCGTATCGACCCGACCAAGTCATGGTCCTTGCCGCCGACATGACGCGGCTGGAAGCCCTCGGCTGGCGTCCTGCAGTCGATCTTGATCAGGGATTGCGGGAGACGCTCGCCTGGCAGGCCGCCTCGGAGCAGGCCATAACGTGA